A region from the Mycoplasmopsis phocirhinis genome encodes:
- a CDS encoding energy-coupling factor transporter ATPase: MIKVKDLVFKYPDANKNALDGISLEIPDGKYVAILGHNGSGKSTFSKLLVALYKPKSGTIEINGTIISPDTLRKIRKQIGIIFQNPDNQFVGASVEDDIAFGLENKQLPREKMKPIIAELAQKVGMNEFLSREPHLLSGGQKQRVAIASVLALDPDVIIFDEVTSMLDPLGKTQVLKLIRDIQAKRQKTLISITHDMDEAILADHCVVFAGGKIIAQGSPKDILKNQEIIEIAKIDSPFIYKLSQKLEGIQETYDENDLMEQIWK; this comes from the coding sequence ATGATTAAAGTTAAAGATTTAGTTTTTAAATATCCCGACGCAAACAAAAATGCTCTTGACGGAATTAGTCTTGAAATACCAGATGGTAAATATGTTGCTATTTTAGGTCATAATGGTTCAGGTAAATCAACTTTTTCTAAATTATTAGTTGCCTTATATAAACCTAAAAGTGGCACGATTGAAATTAATGGAACAATAATTTCTCCTGATACTTTACGTAAAATAAGAAAACAAATAGGCATTATATTTCAAAACCCAGACAATCAATTTGTTGGTGCTTCAGTAGAAGATGATATTGCTTTTGGTTTAGAAAATAAACAATTACCTAGAGAAAAAATGAAACCAATTATTGCTGAACTAGCACAAAAAGTTGGTATGAATGAATTTTTGTCAAGAGAACCACACCTTCTTTCAGGTGGTCAAAAACAGCGTGTTGCTATTGCCTCAGTTTTAGCTTTAGATCCTGATGTTATTATTTTTGATGAAGTTACTTCAATGCTAGATCCATTAGGTAAAACGCAAGTTCTTAAATTAATTCGTGATATTCAAGCAAAGCGTCAAAAAACTTTAATTTCAATTACACATGATATGGATGAAGCAATTTTAGCCGATCATTGTGTTGTTTTTGCTGGTGGTAAAATTATTGCTCAAGGCTCACCTAAAGATATTTTAAAAAATCAAGAAATTATTGAAATAGCTAAAATAGATTCACCATTTATATACAAATTAAGTCAAAAACTTGAAGGTATTCAAGAAACTTATGACGAAAATGATTTAATGGAGCAAATATGGAAATAA
- the secY gene encoding preprotein translocase subunit SecY produces the protein MKQFFSNIGYSMSKVWYKLSRWWKSFWEHKTLTKKLLFTLSFLAIYVIMTTIGAPFVRINQADLINQDTFFNTLNLIGGGGLRNFSLVALGISPFINASLIMSLLQTRLFPAIHKLSQSGPQGRRKLNVITRVLTLFIAFPQAILLSQSLGSGENPFIEILPVFGSSSLIATTYFIVPMILIGGSLFSLFIAEQITDKGIGNGTSLIIFTGMAFALPNQFRQATAFFVGDSSSSSLFIGSLKFVGYVFVFAITIFIVALVYNSERHIPIQQTGAGRSRNVNEMGKLPIKLNPGGIMPIIFSTMILSFPLMIARILPTGNPAKAWINEYMQFTSPLGLSLLVVITFFFSYLMGIQQSKIDKISEDFAKNSTFIPGIQPGEQTEDYLFGVVLRLSTFSAFYLIILASFQYLQIIVLKWPAAIAFGGTSIMILVSVAIETIGQFKARLKTTHFAKQKQLSRQVSEQINYENVYTEHGPNLDNKNKKIKKTNGDGLLW, from the coding sequence ATGAAGCAATTTTTTAGTAATATTGGCTATAGTATGTCTAAAGTTTGATACAAATTAAGTCGCTGATGAAAAAGTTTTTGAGAACATAAAACTCTAACAAAAAAATTACTATTCACTCTTTCCTTTTTAGCTATTTATGTGATAATGACAACAATTGGAGCCCCATTTGTACGCATAAATCAGGCTGATCTAATAAACCAGGATACCTTTTTTAACACTCTTAACCTTATAGGAGGGGGAGGTTTACGTAATTTTTCATTAGTTGCGTTAGGTATTAGTCCCTTTATTAACGCTTCACTGATTATGTCTCTTTTACAAACTAGATTATTCCCAGCCATTCATAAATTGAGTCAAAGCGGCCCGCAAGGAAGAAGAAAATTAAATGTTATTACGCGCGTATTAACTCTTTTCATTGCTTTTCCACAAGCAATATTATTATCACAATCATTAGGTAGTGGTGAAAATCCTTTTATTGAAATTTTGCCTGTTTTTGGTTCATCATCGCTTATCGCAACAACATATTTTATAGTGCCTATGATTTTAATTGGTGGTTCTTTATTTTCATTGTTCATTGCTGAACAAATTACTGATAAAGGTATCGGTAATGGTACTTCTTTAATTATTTTTACAGGGATGGCGTTTGCTTTACCAAACCAATTTAGACAAGCGACAGCATTTTTTGTAGGTGATTCTTCTTCGTCTTCATTATTTATTGGTTCACTAAAATTTGTTGGCTATGTTTTTGTGTTTGCGATAACAATATTTATAGTTGCTTTAGTTTATAATTCGGAGCGTCATATTCCTATTCAACAAACTGGAGCAGGGCGTTCAAGAAATGTTAATGAAATGGGTAAATTGCCAATTAAATTAAACCCTGGTGGAATAATGCCAATAATTTTTTCAACAATGATACTTTCATTTCCTTTAATGATTGCAAGAATTTTACCTACTGGTAATCCTGCTAAAGCTTGAATAAACGAATATATGCAATTTACTTCACCGTTAGGTTTATCATTATTAGTAGTTATTACATTCTTTTTTAGTTATTTAATGGGTATTCAGCAATCAAAAATTGATAAAATTAGTGAAGATTTCGCCAAAAATTCAACCTTTATTCCCGGAATTCAACCCGGTGAACAAACTGAAGATTATTTATTTGGTGTTGTTTTAAGACTTTCAACTTTTAGTGCATTTTATTTAATAATTCTTGCCTCATTTCAGTATTTACAAATAATTGTTTTAAAATGACCTGCCGCAATTGCTTTTGGTGGCACCAGTATTATGATTTTAGTTTCGGTTGCAATTGAAACAATTGGTCAATTTAAGGCAAGATTAAAAACAACACATTTTGCTAAACAAAAACAATTATCACGCCAAGTGAGTGAGCAAATTAATTACGAAAACGTATATACTGAACACGGCCCAAATTTAGATAACAAAAACAAAAAAATCAAAAAAACAAATGGAGATGGATTGTTATGATAG
- a CDS encoding adenylate kinase family protein yields MIENSKLNMVFMGPPGVGKGTVAALIANSDEFIHLSTGSIFREEIAKATPLGLKVAQIVKSGQYVTDDITNEIVKNKLKELMSQNKKVILDGFPRTLNQVKFLDAIQGFNYLVISLFAEEDLILKRLSGRRFCPQCKSNYHILYMPSKLQNKCENDGVDLATRPDDTIEAIKVRQKIYHDETKPLLDFYQQNEKIISIDANGKAEDIAKTLLNKLKSN; encoded by the coding sequence ATGATAGAAAATTCAAAATTAAATATGGTTTTTATGGGGCCGCCGGGAGTTGGTAAAGGTACAGTAGCTGCTCTAATTGCAAATTCAGATGAATTTATTCATTTATCAACTGGCAGCATTTTTAGAGAAGAAATAGCTAAAGCTACTCCCCTAGGTTTAAAAGTTGCTCAAATCGTAAAATCTGGGCAGTATGTTACGGATGATATCACTAACGAAATTGTAAAAAATAAGTTAAAAGAATTAATGTCGCAAAACAAAAAAGTTATTTTAGATGGTTTCCCACGTACCTTAAACCAAGTTAAATTTTTAGATGCAATTCAAGGCTTTAATTATCTAGTAATTTCACTTTTTGCTGAGGAAGATTTAATTTTAAAAAGATTATCAGGTAGAAGATTTTGCCCACAATGTAAAAGTAATTATCATATCTTATATATGCCTTCTAAATTGCAAAATAAATGTGAAAACGATGGTGTAGATTTAGCCACAAGACCAGATGACACTATTGAAGCAATCAAAGTACGTCAAAAGATTTACCACGATGAAACAAAACCACTTTTGGATTTTTACCAACAAAACGAAAAAATAATTTCTATAGACGCTAATGGCAAGGCCGAAGATATAGCAAAAACACTTTTAAATAAATTAAAAAGCAATTAA
- the tpiA gene encoding triose-phosphate isomerase, producing the protein MKKIIVANWKMNKTFEESAQWLVEFNKKFKKRIKLDKQYREAVFSNEFGIAMPPINLAAHVAFNKEKQLLLVGQDVSAFYSGAYTGDVSAEMLSEFNIKYVIVGHSERRKYHHETSSDVNLKAKAALEYGITPLICFGESLEEYQQGRSKEVVKQKIMESSRDLDFSKVIISYEPIWALGTGHSATPEFLHEMADYIRSITSPQARIIYGGSVNAKNIKELAKIKEINGFLIGKATLDIDTFLEVIAVE; encoded by the coding sequence ATGAAAAAAATTATTGTTGCGAATTGAAAAATGAATAAAACTTTCGAAGAAAGTGCTCAATGATTAGTAGAATTTAACAAAAAATTTAAAAAGCGTATTAAACTAGATAAACAATATCGTGAAGCAGTTTTTTCAAATGAATTTGGTATTGCGATGCCGCCAATTAATTTAGCAGCCCATGTAGCATTCAATAAAGAAAAACAATTACTATTAGTTGGTCAAGATGTTTCCGCATTTTATTCAGGAGCATATACCGGTGATGTTTCAGCTGAAATGTTAAGTGAATTTAATATTAAATATGTAATCGTTGGGCATTCAGAACGTAGAAAATATCACCACGAAACTTCTAGCGATGTTAATTTAAAAGCTAAAGCAGCGTTAGAATATGGAATTACACCGTTGATATGTTTTGGTGAATCGTTAGAAGAATATCAACAAGGTCGATCTAAAGAGGTTGTTAAGCAAAAAATTATGGAATCTTCTAGAGATCTAGACTTTAGTAAAGTAATTATTTCGTATGAACCTATTTGAGCACTAGGTACAGGACACAGTGCAACACCAGAATTTTTACACGAAATGGCTGATTATATCCGCTCAATCACTTCACCTCAAGCCCGTATAATTTATGGTGGTTCGGTAAATGCTAAAAACATTAAAGAATTAGCAAAAATTAAAGAAATTAATGGTTTTTTAATTGGTAAGGCTACTTTAGACATTGATACGTTTTTAGAAGTTATAGCCGTAGAATAA
- a CDS encoding phosphoglycerate kinase: protein MKKTIKDIELKNKNVTIRVDFNVPIKNGIIQSNERIVAALDTIQYALKNGAKVILLSHLSRVKNNNDLNTKSLLPVANELARLLNKKVHFSNSSSGSNLHQAVKNLNFGEILLVENTRFQDLNDKAESKNAPWLAQQWAQFSDVFINEAFATAHREHASNVGISSRVKESGIGLLIEKELNAFDLAFANEYCPFVAVVGGAKVKDKISYLTKLSQKADKILIGGAMAYTFLKAQGFEVANSLVEDDQLDFATNLMQASTAKIVLPLDNASVTSFVDVEWVYSLDQNVALGREGIDIGPKTVELFKRELQDAKLIYWNGPLGVFEKDFGSFGTREIGLFIAQSNAYSIIGGGDTISASEKFNFKHQINHVSTGGGASQQYLLERYLPAIESIQDK, encoded by the coding sequence ATGAAAAAAACAATAAAAGATATTGAATTAAAAAACAAAAACGTGACAATAAGAGTGGATTTTAATGTGCCAATTAAAAATGGTATTATTCAATCAAATGAACGAATTGTAGCAGCATTAGACACGATTCAATATGCTCTAAAAAACGGTGCTAAAGTAATTTTACTTTCACATTTATCACGAGTAAAGAACAATAATGATCTAAACACCAAATCACTTTTACCTGTTGCTAATGAGTTAGCAAGATTATTAAACAAAAAAGTTCATTTTAGTAATTCATCAAGTGGTTCAAATTTACACCAAGCAGTTAAAAATTTAAATTTTGGTGAAATATTACTGGTTGAAAACACTAGATTTCAAGATTTAAATGATAAAGCCGAAAGTAAAAACGCACCTTGATTGGCACAACAATGAGCCCAATTCAGTGATGTGTTTATTAATGAAGCATTTGCCACAGCTCATCGTGAGCACGCTTCAAATGTAGGAATTAGTTCAAGAGTAAAAGAATCGGGGATTGGTTTATTGATTGAAAAAGAATTAAACGCCTTTGATCTAGCTTTTGCTAATGAATATTGTCCATTTGTAGCAGTTGTAGGTGGAGCAAAAGTTAAAGATAAGATTTCATATTTAACCAAATTAAGTCAAAAAGCAGATAAAATTTTAATTGGCGGCGCAATGGCATATACTTTTTTAAAGGCCCAAGGTTTTGAAGTTGCTAATTCACTAGTTGAAGATGATCAATTAGATTTTGCTACAAATTTAATGCAAGCATCCACAGCAAAAATTGTTTTACCACTTGATAATGCCAGTGTCACAAGTTTTGTTGATGTTGAGTGAGTATATTCGCTTGATCAAAATGTAGCTTTAGGCCGCGAAGGCATTGATATAGGACCTAAAACTGTTGAATTATTTAAGCGTGAATTACAAGACGCTAAATTAATTTATTGAAATGGACCATTAGGTGTTTTTGAAAAAGATTTTGGTTCATTCGGAACTCGTGAAATAGGTTTATTTATTGCTCAATCTAATGCATATTCAATTATTGGTGGTGGCGATACAATATCAGCGAGTGAAAAATTTAATTTTAAACACCAAATAAATCATGTATCAACAGGTGGAGGTGCAAGTCAGCAATATCTTTTAGAGCGTTATTTACCGGCTATTGAATCAATTCAAGATAAATAA
- the ligA gene encoding NAD-dependent DNA ligase LigA — protein sequence MKQKINELTELINKWNYEYFIENKPSVSDLEYDKTLLELEHLESKYPELIHPHSPTQVIGYGDNIFNSKFKKIIHKKPMLSLAKAYNFSEVIKFAHNIEKIVPQEQIQFSIEPKIDGLSIALHYKNGYLIQALTRGNGIEGEDVSANIMQIESIPKIIDYTADLEVRGEIFMPKSQFNKLNLKMAQIGEKTFANPRNAASGTLRQLNSEIVAQRGLKCYIYELVEAQKHNIDTQQQALEFFASLNIPFNPKSKLVDLEELEHEIQLFAPLKNQLDYDADGLVIKLNNLNYWDKLGSTAKFPKHSIAFKYEVESVNSKILKIITTVGRTGKLTYVANIEPVNLNQTIVKNATMHNYSFIEQMNVNVGDEVTIIKAGEIIPKVIALANKNTDGIFEKTIFCPSCKQQLVEIDDNVDQFCVNENCEEKIINSIYHFASRQSMNIVGLGLNTVSDLYHNNFLKNIADIYSLHQHKDLIIQLPRYGELKTQNLLNNIEKSKKSEFSKVIFALGIKHVGIRAAKLISQKYQNFNQLINDPNLTNIQFIENIGPKISESVVEFVANPKNQDLMFFLDSIFSYRNQKPNSFKLINKTFVITGKLNNSRDFYVDLIEKNGGVVASSISAKTSYLLCGEQAGSKKDKAIKLNIEILDEEMFNNLIK from the coding sequence ATGAAGCAAAAAATTAATGAATTAACTGAGCTAATTAATAAATGAAATTATGAATATTTTATTGAAAATAAACCTAGTGTTTCGGATTTAGAATATGATAAAACTTTATTAGAACTTGAACATTTAGAAAGTAAATACCCTGAATTAATCCATCCTCATTCACCTACACAAGTTATAGGTTATGGCGATAATATTTTTAACTCAAAATTTAAAAAAATTATTCATAAAAAACCAATGCTTTCGCTTGCAAAAGCATACAATTTTAGTGAAGTAATTAAATTTGCACATAATATAGAAAAGATAGTACCTCAAGAACAAATTCAATTTAGTATTGAACCTAAAATAGATGGTTTGTCAATAGCACTACACTATAAAAATGGCTATTTAATTCAAGCTTTAACTCGTGGTAATGGAATTGAAGGTGAAGATGTAAGTGCTAATATAATGCAAATTGAATCTATACCTAAAATAATTGATTATACCGCTGATTTAGAAGTGCGTGGCGAGATATTTATGCCTAAATCTCAATTTAACAAATTAAATTTAAAAATGGCACAAATTGGCGAAAAAACCTTTGCTAATCCTCGCAATGCAGCCAGTGGTACTTTGCGTCAATTAAACAGTGAAATTGTCGCTCAAAGAGGTTTAAAATGTTATATTTATGAATTAGTTGAAGCCCAAAAACATAATATTGATACCCAACAACAAGCATTAGAATTTTTTGCTAGTTTAAATATTCCGTTTAATCCTAAATCTAAGCTAGTTGATCTGGAAGAATTAGAACATGAAATTCAATTATTTGCTCCGCTTAAAAACCAATTAGATTACGATGCTGATGGTTTAGTGATTAAATTAAACAATTTAAATTATTGAGATAAATTAGGCTCAACTGCAAAATTTCCAAAACACTCAATCGCATTTAAATATGAAGTTGAAAGTGTAAATAGCAAAATTTTAAAAATTATAACTACTGTAGGACGCACAGGCAAATTAACTTATGTAGCCAATATAGAACCAGTTAATTTAAACCAAACAATAGTTAAAAATGCCACAATGCATAATTATAGTTTTATTGAACAAATGAATGTTAATGTTGGTGATGAAGTCACAATTATCAAAGCTGGTGAAATAATTCCCAAAGTTATTGCTTTGGCTAACAAAAACACTGATGGAATCTTTGAAAAAACTATTTTTTGTCCTTCATGCAAACAGCAATTAGTTGAAATAGACGATAATGTTGATCAATTTTGTGTTAATGAAAATTGTGAAGAAAAAATAATTAATAGTATTTACCATTTTGCTTCACGTCAAAGTATGAATATTGTTGGTTTAGGTTTAAACACTGTTAGTGATTTATACCATAATAATTTTTTAAAAAACATTGCGGATATTTATTCATTACATCAACATAAAGATTTAATTATTCAACTGCCTCGTTATGGAGAGTTAAAAACACAAAATTTATTGAATAACATTGAAAAAAGTAAAAAAAGTGAATTTAGTAAAGTCATTTTCGCTCTTGGTATCAAACACGTTGGCATTCGAGCGGCAAAATTAATTTCACAAAAATACCAAAATTTTAATCAACTTATAAATGATCCAAATTTAACAAATATTCAATTTATTGAAAATATAGGACCAAAAATTAGTGAATCTGTGGTTGAGTTTGTGGCTAATCCCAAAAATCAAGATTTAATGTTTTTTTTAGACTCGATATTTAGTTATAGAAATCAAAAACCTAATAGTTTTAAATTAATAAATAAAACGTTCGTAATTACAGGAAAATTAAACAATAGTCGTGATTTTTATGTAGATTTAATTGAAAAAAATGGTGGAGTTGTAGCTTCATCGATTTCAGCTAAAACTTCATATTTGCTTTGTGGTGAGCAAGCGGGTAGCAAAAAAGATAAAGCAATTAAACTCAATATTGAAATTTTAGACGAAGAAATGTTTAATAATTTAATAAAATAG
- a CDS encoding energy-coupling factor transporter ATPase — protein sequence MEIKIRQLSHTYSRGTRMEFTSLKDVNLNINQGEFIGVIGQTGSGKSTLVEHLNALLLPTKGSIQWNFKNIKKNKNNIDEEIFDDQIELKASWIEKSGFRNGSKIEVFKQKKLKKVKRAKEIRKKVAIAFQFAEYQLFEETIEKDIMFGPLSFGVDKTEAKNRAQKYLNLCGLDDSFLAKSPFNLSGGQKRRVALAGILAIEPDIIVADEPTAGLDPVGVQEILEIFTKLNKLGKTIVIVTHDLDNVLQVTSRVLLMKDGRLIKDGTTREILRDTEFLNKNSMQPPKILEFITKLQQRGLNVPHNIKNIDELANFLNQKLAQKRGK from the coding sequence ATGGAAATAAAAATTAGACAATTATCACACACATATAGCCGTGGGACTAGAATGGAATTTACTTCATTAAAAGATGTAAATTTAAATATTAATCAAGGTGAATTTATTGGAGTTATAGGTCAAACAGGTTCTGGCAAAAGTACATTAGTTGAACATTTAAATGCTTTATTATTACCCACAAAGGGAAGTATTCAATGAAATTTTAAAAATATTAAAAAAAATAAAAACAATATAGATGAAGAAATTTTTGACGATCAAATAGAATTAAAAGCCTCTTGAATAGAAAAATCAGGTTTTAGGAATGGTTCAAAAATTGAAGTTTTTAAACAAAAAAAACTAAAAAAAGTTAAAAGAGCAAAAGAAATCAGAAAAAAAGTTGCTATCGCTTTTCAATTTGCTGAATATCAATTGTTTGAAGAAACAATTGAAAAAGATATTATGTTTGGCCCTCTTTCTTTTGGTGTTGATAAAACAGAGGCTAAAAACAGAGCACAAAAATATTTAAATTTATGCGGTTTAGATGATAGTTTTTTAGCAAAATCTCCTTTTAATTTGTCTGGTGGTCAAAAACGCCGGGTGGCATTAGCTGGTATTTTAGCAATTGAACCCGATATCATTGTCGCTGATGAACCTACAGCCGGTTTAGATCCAGTTGGTGTACAAGAGATATTGGAAATTTTCACAAAATTAAATAAATTAGGCAAAACTATTGTTATTGTTACTCACGATTTAGATAATGTTTTACAAGTAACTAGCCGAGTTTTGTTGATGAAGGATGGTCGTTTAATTAAAGATGGCACCACTCGCGAAATATTGCGTGATACTGAATTTTTAAACAAAAATTCAATGCAGCCACCCAAAATTTTAGAATTTATCACCAAATTGCAACAACGTGGCCTAAATGTTCCACACAATATAAAAAATATTGATGAATTGGCAAATTTTTTAAATCAAAAATTAGCTCAAAAGAGAGGTAAATAA
- a CDS encoding PTS sugar transporter subunit IIA codes for MTKKDKFLVVILTIFTLGFCWLYWYLKNKKHQQILTGKQQITLSQNKVDELISLLGGKQNISDVSASGSRLFIVVDKKDLVKANQIMNNKLASGVFMSSNKITLIMGEYAQTYAQQLTNN; via the coding sequence ATGACAAAAAAAGATAAATTCCTTGTTGTTATTTTAACAATATTTACACTTGGTTTTTGCTGATTATATTGATATTTAAAAAATAAAAAACACCAGCAAATTTTAACCGGCAAACAACAAATTACACTCTCACAAAATAAAGTTGATGAGTTAATAAGTCTATTAGGGGGAAAACAAAATATAAGTGATGTTAGCGCCAGTGGTTCAAGACTTTTTATTGTTGTTGATAAAAAAGATTTAGTGAAAGCTAATCAAATTATGAATAATAAACTCGCTAGTGGTGTTTTTATGTCTTCAAATAAAATAACATTAATAATGGGCGAATATGCTCAAACTTATGCGCAACAGTTAACAAATAACTAA
- a CDS encoding energy-coupling factor transporter transmembrane component T family protein yields the protein MNSAIGTYVYDDTYVHRLDPRVKLIINIIYIVLTFIASHFWTLVFLFLPLLIVFLIGTKSFKRAFSLLKMPLIVGVIVFFINIYTLKVPTGNSQAEIAQRNAMHIFFFITKSKTYALSYAVIAQTLSLVFRIYIMIMITTLFVSTTKPILLTKALEDLLLPLKLLFIPTHIIAMVISVALRFIPTLLIEAKRIMKAQASRGVDFVNGKFKDKAKAFTTLIIPLFSTSFAKAEDLSNAMETRGYDPYAKRTRYRLLIPTWRDFIVFSVVLTLVILTALIKHNVFALPHWYSITNFHI from the coding sequence ATGAATTCTGCTATTGGTACATATGTTTATGATGATACATATGTTCATCGTTTAGACCCAAGAGTTAAATTAATCATTAATATAATTTATATTGTTTTAACTTTTATAGCATCGCATTTTTGAACATTGGTTTTTTTGTTTTTACCTTTATTGATTGTGTTTTTAATAGGTACAAAAAGTTTTAAAAGAGCATTTTCATTGTTAAAAATGCCTTTGATTGTCGGTGTGATAGTTTTTTTTATTAATATATACACTCTAAAAGTGCCAACAGGCAATTCGCAAGCCGAAATTGCTCAACGTAACGCAATGCATATTTTTTTCTTTATTACTAAATCAAAAACTTATGCTCTTAGTTATGCGGTTATTGCTCAAACACTATCTTTAGTATTCCGAATTTATATAATGATAATGATAACAACATTATTTGTCTCAACTACAAAACCAATTTTATTAACTAAAGCCTTGGAAGATTTATTATTACCATTGAAATTGTTATTTATTCCAACCCATATCATCGCAATGGTAATTTCAGTTGCTTTACGCTTTATTCCGACTTTATTAATAGAAGCAAAACGAATAATGAAAGCTCAAGCTAGTCGTGGTGTGGATTTTGTTAATGGTAAATTTAAAGATAAAGCTAAAGCATTTACAACTTTAATTATTCCCTTATTTTCAACTTCATTTGCTAAAGCAGAAGATTTATCTAACGCGATGGAAACCAGAGGTTATGACCCCTATGCTAAAAGAACGCGTTATCGTTTGTTAATTCCAACTTGACGAGATTTTATTGTTTTTAGTGTGGTTTTAACTTTAGTTATTTTAACTGCCTTAATTAAACATAATGTGTTTGCTTTACCACATTGATATTCGATAACAAATTTTCACATTTAA